One segment of Maridesulfovibrio ferrireducens DNA contains the following:
- a CDS encoding SH3 domain-containing protein → MCLKILTSMIISFSLICSGCIPQQKPSPQNSIQSQTATQTVIITPIVTGTAVLKSNVREKAASESPVVDILPKGTQVELIGKQKNWYRVKRTDNSKSPGYVFHKLINLDFENYLGTRGRNKEAVSIHNSPSTHSKTALELAPNTEFDILGVENNFYKIRGDYFEGFVIAELCVADPENPIAKTETISRSSSTGTKSKTIYSTTSTTQKKPTTTYNSSPHPKKTTKRTTQSSNNALNLFGAFAAALTGTAPDRRTSTQVKSEDDALKEILKSVSTSKELAKKTVEIREQMLRALNETRALQSLVGATVSTMNQNYKTAIDTAQGVCSTGMEKISIKAFINDLSYEPTNSIEGASVKIAENAKMLSSLERQIKVEADSFSKLNASQIQNMDSIIKSFSNNLHASNAMYDFSIDKSGNVILGIDRAVNAYEEKSGPLTVEATKQIGILTISGTQLVAQISNAQSNPVQALTVLPRMMEIQEELSDLTTLLSDFKNDYDYIEKNSALIAKQGADISRIIMTARRKNTQITTTLESYYEKKLALSKRLKDSYSRQTQEGFKMVEKKADSVALAEDLLD, encoded by the coding sequence ATGTGTTTAAAAATATTGACCAGCATGATAATTTCTTTCAGCCTAATTTGTTCCGGTTGCATTCCCCAGCAAAAACCTTCACCTCAAAACTCAATTCAGAGCCAAACAGCAACGCAGACTGTAATAATTACACCTATAGTAACAGGTACCGCTGTTTTAAAAAGTAATGTACGAGAAAAAGCGGCTTCAGAATCGCCTGTAGTGGATATTTTGCCGAAAGGAACTCAAGTTGAACTCATCGGTAAACAAAAAAACTGGTATCGAGTTAAACGCACAGATAATTCTAAATCTCCTGGCTACGTCTTCCACAAGCTCATTAATCTTGATTTTGAAAACTACCTAGGAACAAGAGGGAGAAACAAAGAAGCTGTATCAATCCACAACTCCCCGTCAACACACTCAAAAACAGCTTTGGAATTAGCACCGAATACTGAATTTGACATCTTGGGTGTCGAAAATAATTTTTACAAAATTAGAGGCGATTATTTTGAAGGGTTTGTAATTGCAGAACTATGCGTTGCCGACCCCGAAAACCCAATCGCAAAAACTGAAACAATCAGTCGCAGCTCTTCAACCGGCACTAAATCCAAAACGATATACAGCACAACTTCAACGACTCAAAAAAAACCCACGACAACCTACAATTCTTCTCCCCACCCCAAAAAAACAACTAAAAGAACAACACAAAGTTCAAACAATGCCCTGAATCTTTTCGGAGCTTTTGCGGCGGCTCTGACCGGAACAGCCCCCGACCGAAGAACTTCGACTCAGGTAAAAAGTGAGGATGATGCTTTAAAAGAAATTCTTAAATCCGTGAGTACTTCAAAAGAACTTGCTAAAAAAACTGTAGAAATCAGAGAACAGATGCTTCGTGCACTAAATGAGACCAGAGCTCTTCAGTCACTTGTCGGTGCTACAGTTTCCACCATGAATCAAAATTATAAAACAGCAATAGATACAGCTCAAGGTGTATGCTCAACAGGGATGGAAAAAATTTCTATCAAGGCATTTATTAATGACTTATCTTACGAGCCGACAAATTCAATTGAAGGCGCTTCCGTAAAAATAGCTGAAAATGCTAAAATGCTCAGCAGCTTGGAAAGACAGATTAAGGTTGAAGCTGATTCCTTCTCTAAACTTAATGCGAGTCAGATTCAAAATATGGACTCAATAATTAAATCATTTTCAAATAACCTTCATGCGTCAAATGCAATGTATGATTTCAGTATTGATAAATCCGGCAACGTTATTCTCGGGATAGACAGAGCCGTTAACGCTTACGAAGAAAAATCCGGCCCACTGACTGTGGAAGCTACCAAACAGATTGGAATTCTTACTATTTCTGGAACTCAACTAGTAGCGCAAATCAGTAACGCTCAATCTAATCCAGTACAAGCGCTCACTGTTCTGCCACGCATGATGGAAATACAAGAAGAGTTATCTGATTTGACCACCCTGCTTTCTGACTTCAAAAATGATTACGATTACATTGAAAAAAATTCAGCTCTTATTGCTAAACAAGGGGCCGACATAAGTAGAATTATTATGACAGCCCGTCGCAAAAACACTCAGATAACAACAACACTTGAGTCTTATTACGAAAAAAAATTAGCACTCAGCAAAAGATTAAAAGATTCTTATTCGCGCCAGACTCAGGAAGGATTTAAGATGGTGGAAAAGAAAGCTGACTCTGTAGCATTGGCAGAAGATCTTCTTGATTAA
- the uppS gene encoding polyprenyl diphosphate synthase, giving the protein MMPRHLAIIMDGNGRWAKARDLSRSEGHKAGTEAAKAIVTQCRRLGIKHLTLYTFSKENWARPKDEIAQLFNLLTVFLKTELVNLCEQDIRLKILGELSEFPFGVKQVVAHTIKKTQHCSSMTLNLALNYSGRDELVRACRKMISSGLREDQVTVETLSDNLYTAGQPDPDLIIRTSGEKRLSNYLLFQAAYSELYFTDIYWPDFNSEELDKALAEFTKRQRRFGKTGEQV; this is encoded by the coding sequence ATGATGCCCCGACATTTAGCCATCATAATGGATGGTAACGGTAGATGGGCAAAGGCTCGTGATCTGTCGCGCAGCGAAGGTCATAAAGCCGGCACTGAAGCAGCGAAAGCTATTGTCACCCAATGTCGCAGACTCGGCATTAAGCATCTGACTCTTTACACCTTCTCCAAGGAAAACTGGGCCAGACCTAAGGATGAAATAGCTCAACTCTTCAACCTGCTGACAGTTTTTTTGAAAACTGAACTGGTTAACCTGTGTGAACAGGATATACGCCTTAAAATTTTAGGTGAACTTTCAGAGTTTCCCTTCGGCGTAAAGCAGGTTGTTGCCCATACCATAAAAAAGACTCAGCATTGTAGCTCGATGACATTAAACCTTGCATTGAATTATTCAGGCAGGGATGAATTAGTGCGGGCTTGTAGAAAAATGATATCTTCGGGACTGAGAGAAGATCAGGTAACCGTTGAAACCCTTTCTGATAATTTATATACAGCCGGGCAACCGGACCCTGATTTAATTATCCGCACCAGCGGAGAAAAACGGCTTTCTAACTATCTATTGTTTCAGGCCGCATACTCCGAACTGTATTTTACTGATATTTACTGGCCGGACTTTAATTCAGAGGAACTGGATAAGGCCCTGGCAGAATTCACTAAAAGACAGCGTAGATTTGGTAAAACCGGCGAACAAGTGTAA
- the frr gene encoding ribosome recycling factor, with translation MIKEVMSDGIKRMEGALTSLSGDFVRLRTGRASTGLIDHIMVDYYGTPTPINQVASVAVPDSRTITIQPWDKGAFALIDKALLKSDLGLNPVNDGKVIRICIPPLTEERRKELVKVAKKFTEDSKIAIRNVRRDLNDSFKKLEKDKDISEDDLHKSQDDVQKLTDEFIKKCDELFLAKEKEILEI, from the coding sequence ATGATTAAAGAAGTTATGTCAGATGGCATTAAAAGAATGGAAGGCGCTCTAACCAGTCTCAGTGGAGACTTTGTTAGACTCCGCACAGGAAGAGCTTCAACCGGACTGATTGATCATATTATGGTCGATTATTATGGAACTCCTACTCCAATCAACCAAGTGGCTTCAGTAGCTGTACCGGACTCCCGTACCATTACTATTCAGCCGTGGGATAAAGGAGCTTTTGCTCTGATTGATAAAGCTCTGCTTAAATCAGACTTGGGCTTGAACCCTGTTAACGACGGAAAAGTTATTCGTATCTGCATTCCGCCTTTGACAGAAGAACGCCGTAAAGAACTCGTCAAGGTCGCTAAAAAATTCACTGAAGATTCCAAAATAGCCATCCGCAATGTCCGCCGCGACTTGAACGACAGCTTTAAAAAATTGGAAAAAGATAAAGACATCAGTGAAGACGATTTGCATAAATCTCAGGATGATGTGCAAAAACTTACAGATGAATTCATCAAAAAATGTGATGAACTCTTTTTAGCAAAAGAAAAGGAAATTCTGGAAATATAA
- the pyrH gene encoding UMP kinase — translation MDKLHYSRVMIKLSGEALAGDQQFGIEPAAISKFCGEIAAVAKTGVQVALVIGGGNIFRGLSASAKGMDRSSADYMGMLATVMNALAVQDALEKLDCDTRVLSAIPMQAVAEPYVRRRAIRHLEKGRVVICAAGTGNPFFTTDTAAALRAMELKAEAIIKATKVDGVYDKDPMKHSDAVKFESITYIETLEKRLGVMDSTAISLAMDNNLPIIVFNLFEEGNITRVVKGEKIGTIVHGGNND, via the coding sequence ATGGACAAATTGCACTATTCACGAGTAATGATCAAACTCAGCGGTGAAGCTCTCGCCGGAGATCAGCAATTCGGTATTGAGCCAGCAGCAATCAGCAAATTCTGTGGAGAAATTGCAGCTGTAGCCAAAACCGGAGTACAGGTCGCTTTGGTTATCGGCGGAGGTAATATTTTTAGAGGTTTATCCGCTTCCGCTAAAGGAATGGATAGATCTTCAGCCGATTACATGGGAATGCTTGCAACTGTCATGAATGCCCTTGCTGTTCAAGACGCACTGGAAAAACTCGACTGTGACACACGAGTATTATCCGCAATTCCAATGCAGGCTGTTGCCGAACCATATGTCCGCCGCAGAGCGATTCGCCATCTTGAAAAAGGACGCGTAGTTATTTGTGCTGCCGGAACCGGAAACCCCTTTTTCACAACGGATACAGCCGCGGCTCTTAGAGCAATGGAATTAAAAGCTGAAGCTATTATCAAAGCTACCAAAGTTGACGGTGTCTACGATAAAGACCCTATGAAACATTCAGATGCAGTAAAATTTGAATCTATCACCTATATTGAAACTCTTGAGAAAAGACTCGGGGTTATGGATTCCACAGCTATTTCATTAGCTATGGATAACAACCTGCCCATCATTGTCTTTAACCTTTTTGAAGAAGGAAACATCACAAGGGTAGTTAAAGGTGAAAAGATCGGAACAATAGTCCATGGAGGAAATAATGATTAA